DNA sequence from the Candidatus Woesearchaeota archaeon genome:
ATCGACATTGGCGAAGACGAAAACGGCAAGTATTACATTCTCAAAGGAGACAACAACCCACGAGCCGACCCCGGAAAAATTCGCTTTGAAGACATCCAACGCGTCGTCCTCGCCATCATCTACTAAAAACAGTCCACCAACCACTCGCTCCAACGCTCCTAAAACAAGGAGCACCATCACCCTTCTGACGCTTCACAACTATAAGCATTTCTACCAAACATTTTTTATACCCCCTCCCCGCTCAAGCATGTCGTGGCGCGAGAACCAAGAAACGTGGCAGGGCTCAGCGAAGAAGCACTTGCTAGCTACCTCCAAGCAGGACGCATCGCAAGAGAAGCACTCCTCTACGGCGCAACACTCATCAAACCAGGAGCGCTCATCAGGGACGTACTCGACCGCGTCGAAGAAAAAATCCGCTCCCTCGGCGGAGAACCCGCCTTTCCCGCCCAAAGCAG
Encoded proteins:
- a CDS encoding signal peptidase I, with product MDPVIDSGANAIEFVPTSEEDINVGDIISYTSPYTTGPVIHRVIDIGEDENGKYYILKGDNNPRADPGKIRFEDIQRVVLAIIY